The following DNA comes from Amycolatopsis solani.
CCTGGCTGAGGTCGTGCCAGAGGCTGCCGAGTGCCTGGTACGAACGGAGGTCGCGCCACCAGGCCGCGACGTTCTCGCACTGGGCGGCCAGCGAAGGAATCAGCAGGCCCAGGACGATTCCGATCGTGCCGAGGCGGCTGACGACGCCGAGGGCGACCTCCCAGGCCATCGGGTCGTAGCCCAGCATCAAGGCGGGGACCGAGATCAAGCGGCCGGCGATCACCAGGAGGTCGGCGCCCGCGCCGATCATCGTCACGAACAAGCCGCGGCGGAGCCACGTGTCACCGCTCATGCGTGCGTAGGGCCAGCAAAGCCTGAGGAGCACCGTGAGGCCGTGGCCGAAGCCCAGTTCGAAGACCAGCAGGTACGCGATCACCATCGGGCGGTTCGCGTTCTGGACGAGGTACTCCGTGCCGTCCGGGGTCTTCACCGCCGCCGCGATCCAGAGGGTGATCATCACCGCGCCGATGGCCGAGCCGCGGGCGATCACCGCCCGGCGCTTGCGCTTGGCGTCCGCCGGGGAGTTGGACCACGTGATCACCGCGACCAGCAGTGCCGGGCTGAGGACGACCGCGGCCAGGAGTTCCATGACCAGGGTGGACAGGTTCGGCAGGCCCGTGCGGCGTTCGAGGGCCGCGCTGATCCCCGGGGTCGTCACGGTCCAGGCGATCGCGCCCGACGCGAAGACGGCCAGCAGCGCCATCGTCGCCGGGTCGCGGTGGGCCTTGGACGAAGTCAGGAGTTTGTAGACGAGGGCGATGAAGCAGAACGCCGCCATCGCGGGTCTGGTGGCTTCCAGCAGATCCATCCCGAGCGTCCCCCAGCTGGTCGTCGAGCGCCGGCCCACCAATTTACGGCGGGGCGCTCAGTCGTGGTAGCCCTTCGCGTTCACGTGAGCGACCGCCGGATGCGGTCGAGGATGCCGTCGGCCGACGCCGGGTCCGGGGCCTCGGGCGCCTCGCGCAGGCGGTCCTGGATGATCGTGGCCATCATTTCCGCTTCCTGCTCCTGGCGTTCGGTGTACCCGGAACGGCCGAGCAGGTCCTGGACGAGACTCGGGTCCAGGTCGGGGAACAGCAGCTGGGTCGTGACGCTGCTGGCCGCGGAAACCCCGCGGTGCCCGTAGATCATGTGCCCGAGCTCGTGCGCGATGATGTGGTGCTGGTGCGGGCGGCTCGCCACCGCCTCGTAGGTGATGAAGTCGGCCTCCGGCGTGGACAGCCACAGCCCGCACGGGTCGGACGGCCGGATCGTCACCGGCAGGACGTGCAGGGGGATGCCCCGCTTGGCGCTCAGCGCTTCCGCGAATTCGACGACGTCGCGGCACGGCGGCATGTGCAGGGACTCGAGCTTGCGCTTGGCGGCCCGTCGCATCGCTGACAGCGACAGGACGTCGAACGGTTGATGGCTGCTTCGGCGGTCCACGTCTGCCCTCATGTCGGGTCCGGTGTTCGACGCACCCTCAGCGTCGCGTCTGCATTCGGCCGATCTCTTCGATCATACGCGACATGAACTCCCGGCCGGAGCTGTCGAGTTCGAGCGCGCGCAGCGTGATGTTGCGGATGTCGGCGTTGCGCAGTGCGGCGATCAGCGCCAATTGCGAATCCACTCGTTCGGACGTCTCGTCGTCGAAGAAATACGCGGGCGGCACCCGGAAGAACGACGCCAGCGCCTCGAGGTGGCGCTTCGTCGGGTTGTCCCGCTGCCCGGTCCGCAGCTGCCAGACGTAGGTCTTGGAGAACGTGCCGCCGACCATCTCCGCGCAGCCCTTGGCCACCTCGTCGTTGCTGTACTCGCGGCCGAGCGGCTGGACCGTCTCGAACAGCTTCTCGATCTTGGCTGCCAGGGAAGGAGCTGGGGTGGTCACGGCACTAACGCTCCTCTGGAGGTCGCTGTCATGGACAGAGCATAGCCTGCTGGTCACGCTAGTTGACGCGAATCGAAGCCCGCCGTAGGCTCCAGGTGTTCGCTGATGTGACCGGCAGGGCAGCGTCGGTCATCTGAGTTTACCCCTAGCCGTCGTCCGGGGAGGATGCGCTTGGCGGGGAGTACCGGTTTTCCACACGATAGGTTCGTTCGGTCGCCGTGACAACGGAGTCGAGCAGAATCGGCACGTGAAGCGGTTGTCATCGGGCGGAGCGGCTTTCGCATCCGGGGGGATCCATGACCGTGACTGCAGTTTCGGCGGAGGAAAACACCGCCGACCCGTTGAACCGTGAATCTCGGTTCTATTCGAACGTCGTGAACGTCCCGATCCGGGACCTGGCACCCTTCGCGGCGGCGCCGCGGACGGTGGAGGACGCCGAGCACGTCCGCCTGCTCGCCGAGTCGGCGATCGCGCCGCCGCCGATCGTCGTCCACCGGGCGACGACGCAGGTCATCGACGGCCTGCACCGGGTGCGGGCGGCGCAGTCGCGCGGCGAGACGACCATCGCCGCGGTCTTCTTCGACGGCGACGTCAAAGAGGCGTTCGTGCTGGCCGTCAAGCTGAACGCGATGCACGGCCTGCCGTTGACGCTGGCCGACCGGAAGGCCGCGGCGCGGGAAATCCTCTTCCTCTACCCGCAGTGGTCGGACCGGCGGATCGCGGGGGTCGCCGGGCTCTCGCCCAAGACGGTCGCCGCGATCCGGCGGCGGTCGGACGGGGAAATTCCCCGTCCGACCGGCAGGCTCGCGAGCAACGGGGTGCTGTACCGGTCCACCGAGCAGGCGCGGCGGCGGGCCGCCGAGCTCTTCGAGGCCGACCCGGACGCGTCGGCGCGCGAAGTGGCGCTGGCGGCCGGGGTGTCGGTCACCACGGCCAAGGACGTGCGCAAACGCCTGCGCGGCGGGGAAGAACCGGTGTCCCGCAAGGAGAGCAAGCCGGCTCGCGCCGCCGCGATCGGCACCGCCGGGCCGGGCGCGGACCCCGCCTACGTGCTGGACCGCATGCGCCGGGACCCCGCGCTGCGGTTCACCGAATCCGGCCGCGCGGTGCTGCGCTGGCTGGAGGTCCCGTTCGGCGGCGCCGACCTGAAGACGGTCGTGGACAAGATCCCGAGCCACTGCGCGCCGGGCCTCGCCGAGGTCGCCCGGCAGCGGTCGCGCGACTGGGACCAGCTGGCCGAGCTGCTCGACCACTGCACGTGAGCGGCGTCAGGCGCCGGCCGCGCGGGACCCCGGCGGGTCGAAGATCCAGTCGAGCCAGCGGCCGAAGACCTCTTCCTGGTTCATCCGCGGGACCTGCTCGTTGACCTGGCGCAAGGTCGGGAACTGCTCGGGGTCCAGGTCCCGGAAGCGGCCGCGGACGCGGTTCCAGCCGGGGAGGTCCTCGGGGTCGGTCCGGCGCGGGTACATCAGCGCGCTGCCGAGGACGAACCGCTGCAGGCCGCTGAACACCATGACGGCCGTCTCGATGTCGTAGCCGGCGTCGAGCATGCCCCGGTAGATCCGTTCGCCCATCAGGAGCTGGTGCGGGCTGTCGAGGGCGTGCTCGAGGGTGATGTTCACCAGCCCGGGGTGGGCGACCAGGGCCCGGAAGTACTGCCGGGCCAGTTCTTTCGC
Coding sequences within:
- a CDS encoding MAB_1171c family putative transporter — protein: MDLLEATRPAMAAFCFIALVYKLLTSSKAHRDPATMALLAVFASGAIAWTVTTPGISAALERRTGLPNLSTLVMELLAAVVLSPALLVAVITWSNSPADAKRKRRAVIARGSAIGAVMITLWIAAAVKTPDGTEYLVQNANRPMVIAYLLVFELGFGHGLTVLLRLCWPYARMSGDTWLRRGLFVTMIGAGADLLVIAGRLISVPALMLGYDPMAWEVALGVVSRLGTIGIVLGLLIPSLAAQCENVAAWWRDLRSYQALGSLWHDLSQAFPEVSLLTGKVPRRAYLRVEEMRYLLGRRVIEIRDSWRALRPYVPHNNTRADTDVTHLALAAACSLRAALAAKSAGWAANEESGASRLERLETTNLDDDIEWLVRVGRAYTATQPQEKQAVLLPATN
- a CDS encoding XRE family transcriptional regulator; this encodes MTTPAPSLAAKIEKLFETVQPLGREYSNDEVAKGCAEMVGGTFSKTYVWQLRTGQRDNPTKRHLEALASFFRVPPAYFFDDETSERVDSQLALIAALRNADIRNITLRALELDSSGREFMSRMIEEIGRMQTRR
- a CDS encoding ParB/RepB/Spo0J family partition protein, whose product is MTVTAVSAEENTADPLNRESRFYSNVVNVPIRDLAPFAAAPRTVEDAEHVRLLAESAIAPPPIVVHRATTQVIDGLHRVRAAQSRGETTIAAVFFDGDVKEAFVLAVKLNAMHGLPLTLADRKAAAREILFLYPQWSDRRIAGVAGLSPKTVAAIRRRSDGEIPRPTGRLASNGVLYRSTEQARRRAAELFEADPDASAREVALAAGVSVTTAKDVRKRLRGGEEPVSRKESKPARAAAIGTAGPGADPAYVLDRMRRDPALRFTESGRAVLRWLEVPFGGADLKTVVDKIPSHCAPGLAEVARQRSRDWDQLAELLDHCT
- a CDS encoding TetR/AcrR family transcriptional regulator; this encodes MTEKPAKTTARATTPRGSLNRRRILDAVAATVAEKGVDAVTMRAIATELKVDPMALYRHFRDKDALLAAFVDDVFAEIGPPEKTGVEGAKELARQYFRALVAHPGLVNITLEHALDSPHQLLMGERIYRGMLDAGYDIETAVMVFSGLQRFVLGSALMYPRRTDPEDLPGWNRVRGRFRDLDPEQFPTLRQVNEQVPRMNQEEVFGRWLDWIFDPPGSRAAGA